The Rahnella aquatilis CIP 78.65 = ATCC 33071 genomic sequence TCCCAAAAAATCTGCAACAGTTTTGCGTAGCTTATCACCGCCGGGTCAAAGACCACACGAACGACTTCCGCATGGCCAGTCTGACCGGTGCACACTTCGCGGTATGTCGGGTTCGGTGTGAAACCGCCGCTATATCCCGCTGCCGTGCTGTAAACCCCTTCCTGTTGCCAGAACAAACGCTCTACACCCCAGAAGCAGCCCATCGCGAAAATCGCGACTTCCATGTTCTCAGGAACATATGTCATTGAGTGGCCATTTACGGCATGAAGGGTCGCCACCGGCATAGGGGTTGTGCGGCCAGGTAACGCTTCTGCCTGTGTGACAGACTGCGTTTTATCGGAAAGTTGCACCACGGGAAACTCCAGTTGTTGCTTTAGTGAACGAGGTTTGTAACAAAAGGTTTGTATGAATAACAACGACCAACAGGTCAGTGTTAGTTGTATCTGATTGCGTCTTTGCACACAATACGGAGGACGTTGCTTCGTCGTTGAACATTTTCAGGGGATTAGCACTAAAATGCATTCATCAGACTTTAAAAAGATGAATCTGCCAAAGACGGGCGGATAATCTCCGGCGGGCATCTGATATTTTAACAGGACAGTAAAATTTAGCAGGAGTGCGTGTGCCACGATATCGTGAACTGGGTTTGTTATTTGTACTGCTGGCCCCCTCACTTTCCATGGCAGCGAAGGTGCGTTTGCAACTGGAAGGCCTGGATGGCGATTTAGAAAGGAACGTCCGCGTTCGTTTATCATCCATTCAAAGCGATGAAGTCGGGGCTAACGGACGGTTCCGTGCCCGCGTCAGTGCCGCCATTGAACAGGGTTTACGGCCTCTGGGCTACTATTCGCCGACCATCGATTTTGATTACCGCGAAACACCGCCGCCGGGGCGTCCGGTTTTGATTGCCAAAGTGACGCCGGGGATACCGGTGAAAATCGCGGGCACCAGTGTGGTGATTGAAGGGCAGGCGGACAAAGATAATGAATTCGAACAGCTTAAACAGCGTGATGTGCCTGCAGTGGGGACGATTTTAAACCACGGGACGTACGACAATTTTAAAAGCTCACTGACCGGCATTGCCCTGCGCAAAGGCTATTTTGATGCCACGATGCGTAAAAGCCAGCTTGGCGTCATTGAAGACGAACATAAAGCGTTCTGGGATATTCAGTTCGACAGCGGCGAGCGTTACCGCTTCGGTGAGGTCCATTATCAGGGATCGCAGATCCGTGATGAATATCTGCAAAATCTGGTGCCATTCCATCAGGGTGATTATTACACCACGGCGCAACTGGCTGAGCTTAACCGCCGCCTGTCTGCTACCGGCTGGTTTAACTCCGTTGTCGTGTCCCCGGATTTTACTGATGCCAAAACCACGAAAACCTTACCGCTGAATGCCGTAGTGTCACCGCGCACCGAAAACACCATCGAAACCGGTATCGGTTATTCCACGGATATCGGCCCGCGCGTGACGGCCAACTGGAAGAAACCGTGGGTTAACGATCGCGGCCAGAGTTTTGAAACCTCAACCACGCTCTCCGGCCCGGAGCAGTCTTTAGATCTCAGTTATAAAATTCCGCTGCTGAAATCCCCGCTGGAGCAATATTACCTGGTGCAGGGGGGCTTCAAACGTGAAGACCTGAACGATACCAACTCAGATTCCACCACGGTCAATCTGGCGCGTTATTGGGATCTTTCCAGCGGCTGGCAACATGCGGTCAATCTGCGCTGGAGCCTCGATCACTTTACACAGGGTAGTGTCACCAACACTACCATGCTGATCTACCCGGGCGTCAGTCTCAACCGTACGCGTCAGCGTGGCGGCCTGATGCCAACCTGGGGCGATTCCCAGCGTTATTCTCTCGATGTGTCCAACACCACCTGGGGTTCTGACGTCGATTTTGCGGTGGTTCAGGCGCAAAACGTCTGGATCCGCACGCTGGCGGATAAACACCGCTTTGTGTTCCGTGGCAATCTTGGCTGGATTGAAACCAACGATTTTGACCGTGTACCGCCGTCCCTGCGTTTCTTCGCCGGTGGCGACCGCAGCATCCGCGGCTATAAATACAAATCCATTTCCCCGCGTGATGATGAAGGCAAACTGACAGGGGCGTCGTATCTGGGCACCGGTTCGGTGGAATACCAGTATAACGTGACCGGAAAATGGTGGGGCGCAGTGTTTGTTGATTCCGGTGAAGCGGTTAACGACATCACACAAAACGATTTTAAAACCGGCGCGGGTGTCGGTGTGCGCTGGGCTTCACCGATCGGCCCGGTGAAATTAGATGTTGCCGCTCCGGTGGGTGACAAAGATGAGCATGGATTGCAGTTTTACATCGGCTTGGGTCCGGAATTATGAGTTTATTTAAAAAGATCTGCCTGGGGTTCCTGATTTTCCTGGTGCTGTTAATCAGCCTGGTGGCTTTTCTGGTCGGCACACAAACCGGCCTGCATCTGATGATCAATGGCGCTAACCGCTTTGTGCCGGGGCTGAACATTGCCAGTACCGAAGGTGGATGGCGTGACCTGACGCTGAAAGGCGTGCATTACGAAATGCCGGGTGTAGATGTCAAAGCCGGAGAGTTTCACCTTTCCCTCGATTTCTCCTGCCTGAAAAACAGCGCGCTGTGCGTCAATGCGTTACGGGTGAAAGACGTTAATGTGGTGGTCAATACCAAAGAAATGACGCCGGCCGCCGCCCAACCTGAGCCTGAAAACAACGAGCCGCTGACTAATCTCAGCACGCCGTATCCGATCACGCTGCGTCTGCTGACGCTCGATAACATCAATATTACGCTGGATGACCGGGCGATTTCGCTGGCATCGTTCCGCACAGGCGCGCACTGGGAAGGTCGTGCGATCCAGCTGATGCCGACGCGTATTGGCGGATTGCTGATTGCGCTGCCGAAAACGCCGGTCAGCCCGTTACCGGAAGTGGTACAGGCTGCCCAGGATAAAGCCATCGAAAAAGCCACCGGAAAACCGGCAGAACCGCCAGTGGTGGTGCCGGAGAAACCGCTGGGTGAAACATTGCAGGCGTTGTTCGCCAAACCGCTGTTGCCTGAGTTACCGGATTTCCGTCTGCCGGTCGATCTGAATATTCAGCAAATTCTCGCCGAAAACCTGCGCCTCACCGGTGACACCGATGTACTGATCACCCGTTTCGAGCTGAAAGCCAGTACGCAAAATCAGAGTGTGAAGCTGGACAAACTGATGGTGCGCTCGCCGCAAGGTTCCGTGGATGGTGTGGGACAGGCGACACTGAACCAGAACTGGCCGGTTGATATGACCGTCAATACCGCCGTGAATATCGATCCGCTTAAAGGGGAGAAAATTAAACTGAAAGTGACGGGCGGTCTGCGCGATAAGCTGGATGTCGGCCTCAATCTTTCCGGTCCGTTGCGTGCTCAGCTGGCCTTACAAACTCAACTGGCGGAAACCGGTTTGCCGCTGGATCTGCAACTTACCAGCGATGCGCTGCAATGGCCGCTGACCGGCACGCCGCAATACCAGGTGAAAGGTTTCAACCTTAACTTGAGCGGTAAAGCGACCGGTTACGCGCTGTCACTGCGTTCCGATTTCAAAGGCGATCAGATCCCGCCTGCCACACTGACGCTTGATGGTAAAGGCAATGTTGAGCAGTTCAGGCTGACCTTGCTGCGTCTGGCGGCGCTGGAAGGGAATACCGATCTGACCGGTGTGGTGGACTGGAGCAAAGCCATCAGCTGGAACAGTGAACTGAAGCTGAGCGGCATTAACACCGCCAGACAGTATCCGGACTGGCCGGCAAAATTACAGGGCAAAATCACCACGCGCGGCAGCCTGTATGGCGGCACGTGGCAGATGCAGATCCCGGTGCTGGATCTGACCGGTAACGTGAAGCAAAACGCTGTTAAAGCGCAGGGTAACGTGCGTGGTAACAGTTACGGTCAGTGGGATATTCCGCAACTGCATCTGGAGCTGGGCCGTAATAATCTGGATGTAAAAGGCACGCTCGGCGATACCTGGGATCTGGACGCCAAAGTGGACGCGCCGCATCTTGACGGCGCATTGCCGGGGCTGGGCGGTGTGGTGAAAGGGATGCTGCAACTGCGGGGTGATCTCAAGGCGCCGAAGCTGCTGGCGGATCTGACCGCGACGGGGCTGAAGTGGCAGGCACTGACGGTGCGGCGCGTGGATATTAAAGGTGATGTCAGCTCCACCGATCAGATCCAGGGCAATCTTGCCGTGCGCGTTCAGCAGCTAAAACAGGATGCGCTGGATATCACCGATATCAATCTCGATGCCAAAGGTAACGAGAAAAAGCATGAACTGACGTTGAAAGTCGACGGCAAACCGGTCTCCGGTCGTCTGGCGCTGAGCGGCAGTTTTGACCGCGCGACTGAGGAATGGAAAGGCAGTATCACCAATACCTTGTTTGATACGCCGGTCGGGCAATGGCGTCTGAATCGTTCGATTGCGCTGGATTACTTCAATAAAGAGCAACGGATCACCGTTGGCCCGCATTGCTGGCAAAATCCAAATGCTGATTTATGTGTGCCGAAAACTATCGATGCCGGTGCCAGCGGGCAGGCGAGCGTGGTGCTCAATCGTTTTGATCTGGCGATGATCAAACCTTTCCTGACCGATGATACGCAACTGAGTGGCGTGTTCAGCGGTAAAGCGGATGTGAGCTGGAAAGCGGAAGGTGGCTTGCCGCAGGCCAGCGTTTCACTGGTGGGCAAGGGCGTGAAAGTACAGCAACGGGTACAGGGCAGCCCGCTGCCGGTGGCGTTTGATACGCTGAACCTGAACGCCGGGCTGAACAATGGCCGTGCAAATCTCGACTGGCTGATTAAAATCACCCACAACGGTCAGCTTGACGGCAGCATCCAGATTGCCGATCCGCAGGGCAAACGTAACCTCAGCGGTAATGTGAATATTGCCCGTATCTCGATGGCCTTGCTGCAACCCGCGCTGATGGACGGTGAAAAAGCCTCGGGTATCTTGAATGCCAATCTGCGCCTCGGCGGAAATGCACAAAAGCCGCTGGTCTTCGGCAAGCTGGCGCTAACCGATGTGGACTTTGACGCGCAATTTATGCCATTTGATATCACCGATGCCAATATCGGCATCAATTTCAATGGCATGTCTTCCATCATGGAAGGGGTAATCAAAACTGCACAGGGTCAGCTTGAGTTGAACGGTAACGCCGACTGGAGTGAACTCAACGCCTGGCGCGCCCGCATCGCGGCCAGAGGCAACAAAGTGCGGGTTTCCGTGCCGCCGATGGTACGTCTGGACGTTTCACCGGATTTAGTGTTTGATGCCACGCCGCAGTTGTTCTCGCTAAACGGAACGGTAGATATTCCGTGGGCGCGCATTACGGTGCAGGAACTGCCGGAAAGCGCGGTGGGCGTGTCGTCGGATGAAGTCATGCTCAACGATCAGCGTCAGCCGATTGCACCAGCTTCTGCCTCTATTCCGATCAACAGCAATCTGATGGTGAACATTGGTAAAGATGTTCGCCTCGATGCCTTTGGCCTGAAAGCCCGGCTGGAAGGCGCATTGAAAGTGGCACAGGATAGCCGCGGTCTGGGGCTGAACGGGCAAATTAATATTCCGTCCGGGCGCTTCCATGCCTACGGGCAGGATCTGATTGTGCGTAAAGGTCAGTTGCTGTTCTCCGGCCCGGCGGATCAGCCGCTACTGAATCTGGAAGCGATCCGTAACCCGGACGCGACAGAAAACGATGTAGTGGCCGGTTTGAGAGTGACCGGTGAAGCCGATGCACCTAAACTTGAAATATTCTCAGATCCGGCGATGTCGCAGCAGGAAGCCTTGTCCTACCTGCTTCGCGGGCAAGGATTAGACAACTCCGGAGGTGACAGCGGTGCAATGACCTCCGCTCTTATCGGGTTAGGGGTTGCGCAAAGTGGTAAACTTGTGGGTAAAATCGGCGAGGCATTCGGTGTCAGCAATCTGGCGCTGGATACTCAGGGCGTGGGAGACAGCTCCCAGGTCGTGGTCAGTGGTTATGTTTTACCGGGTTTACAGGTGAAATACGGCGTCGGGATATTCGACTCTCTGGCAACGCTCACCCTGCGCTACCGGTTGATGCCCAAACTTTACCTGCAGGCTGTATCGGGCATCGATCAGGCATTGGATTTGCTCTATCAGTTTGAGTTTTAATTCATGTGACTTTTACTATACGAATATAAACATGCGAATAATTGTTTACGGTAGCTTACGACGCAAGCAAGGCAACAGTCATTGGATGACGAATGCTCAATGGTTGGGTGACCATGAGCTGGAAGGTTACGCCTTGTATAATCTGGGCCACTATCCTGCTGTTATACCTGGGGAAGGCAAAGTCTATTGCGAAGTTTACCGCATTAACTCGTCCATCATGGCTGAGTTAGATGAGCTGAAAAGTAATACGAAAGATTATCGTCGTGAGCTGATTTCGACACCTTATGGCAGCGCCTGGATTTACCTCTACATTCGCTCACTGGATGGTGTGCCGAGAATTGAGGGTGGCGACTGGGTTAAGCGTAACGAAGCAGTAAGTGAGTAATCTGAGCAAGGTCGTCTTAAAATAATCGTTGTCTGACAGCGCTTAATACATAAAAAAACACCGCCATCCGGCGGTGTTTTTTTATTCGAACGGCGGTCGTTCAAACGGCGGAAAACTTATTTGTTTTTAGCACGTTCGAAAGAAGTCACGATTTCAGCTTTTGCCGCAGCAGCATCAGCCCAGCCGTCAACTTTGACCCATTTGCCTTTTTCCAGCGCTTTATATTGCTCGAAGAAGTGGGTGATCTGCCCGCGCAGCAGTTCTGGCAGGTCGTTCACATCTTTGATGTGATCATATTCTTTGCTCAGTTTGGTGTGCGGAACGGCAACCAGTTTCGCATCTTCACCGGCTTCGTCGGTCATTTTCAGCATACCGACAGGGCGGCAACGGATCACAGAACCAGGTTGCAGCGGGTATGGAGTGGGCACCAGAACGTCAACCGGGTCGCCATCCAGAGACAGCGTGTGGTTGATGTAACCGTAGTTGCACGGATAGAACATCGCAGTAGACATGAAACGGTCTACAAACAGTGCGCCGGTATCTTTGTCTACTTCGTACTTGATTGGGTCTGCGTTTGCAGGAATTTCGATCACTACGTAGATATCTTCTGGCAGTTCTTTGCCTGCCGGCACATTCAGTAAGCTCATTGTTGGTTTCCTTCGTTGAACCAGGAATAGAGTGCTGCACATTATAGCCAACTCTCCCGCGATTTCCCGCCCTTTTCGTCGAATCGTGTGCGTGCATTTCCCGGCATGACCTGCTGTTCAACCTCGGCTAAATCTTCCGTATTGGCAGTAAAATTTCCTTATCTGCCACTTTTCCGCGTAACTGCCTGTATTTGCTTTTCTTATCAAGATATTCAGGCGATTGCCGATAACAATATTCAAACAAAAAATCAGGATTAACCTGATCCCTACCCATCTGAAGTATCTCCTTTTCACCTGAATGGCTGGATAACACCGTATGTTGAATAAGTTGAGCGTAAAAGCCGGTCTGATTGGCCTGCTGGTATTTATGACGTTGATTCTTTTGCTGGTGAGCGTACTGGGTGCAAATGCCATCCGGCAAAGTGCGGTTTCTCTGCAACAAATTAATCAGCTTCAGGGCGATGAACTCGGTTCACTGGCCGACAGCTACAGTTTCTCGCTGCGCACGCGTGTCGCCAGCGGCGTGGCGGTGCGACAGCTGGAAATTGGCATGATGGATGATGCGAAAAATACAGCGGACCGCATTGGCGGTTATATTAAGCAAGCCGATACCGATCTGGCGAAATTTGTCAGCATCCAGGATGATACTCAGCAAGGCAGAGATTTATCCGACGCGGTGAAGAAAACCTACGATGCCTATAAAGCTCACGGTTTAATGCCGTTACTGGCCGCAATTCAGGCGCAAAGTGCAGACGGTTATTACGATGTGCTGGAAAACAAAATCACGCCTTACAGCAATGCTTATGATAAAGCGCTGGCGGATTTCCGTGCCTACGCCGTCGATAACACCAATAAGCGCATCGAACAGGCTCGCGCCAATGCGCGTATCCAGCTGACAATCATTGCTATTAGCTTCATCATTACGCTGATTATCGCCGTGCTGGCGTGGTTCGCGTTGCAAAAAATCATTATGCACCCGCTGAGATTCTCCATCGCGCAGCTGGAATACATCGCCCAAGGCGATCTGACCCATGAAATCGATGATTCCCGTAATAACGAAATGGGGCGTCTGCTGAAAGCGATGAAGCAAATGCAGGATTCGCTGGCGCTTTCTGTTGGACGCGTACGCGATGCCGGGAATCAGATAGATGTCGGTTCCCGCGAACTGGCTGCCGGTAACGTCCATCTGGCGCAGCGTACCGAAGAATCCGCCGCATCGCTGGAGGAAACTGCCGCGAGCATGGAGCAACTGACCTCAACCGTTCGCATGAATGCCGCGAACTCTGACCAGGCCAATCAGCTGGCGCAAAGCGTGTCAGTGATTGCCAATAAAGGCAGCGAAGTCGTCCATCAGGTCATGGATAAAATGCAGGGCATTACGGAGAGCTCAAAACGTATCGGCGACATTATTACGGTCATTGACGGCATTGCCTTCCAGACCAATATTTTGGCACTGAATGCAGCAGTCGAAGCTGCGCGGGCAGGCGAGCAGGGGCGTGGTTTTGCGGTGGTGGCAGGTGAAGTGCGAAGCCTGGCGCAGCGAAGTGCGCAATCAGCTAAAGAGATTAAAGAGCTGATCGTGGATTCGGAAAACCGGGTTTCTGAAGGTTCGGACATGGTGAAATCGGCCGCAGATACCATGTTGGAAATCTCCAGCGAAGTGACGCGTGTGACCAGCCTGATGCGTGAGATTACTATCGCGACGACAGAACAAACGCACGGCATCGAACAGGTGAACGTGGCGATTACGCAGATGGATCAGGTGGCGCAGCAAAATGCCGCGCTGGTGGAACAGGCAACAGCGGCCACGCGTTCGCTGGAAGAGCAGGCGCAGTTACTGGCAAAAAGCATGGCGGTATTTAAACTCAATCGTGCCGATCAGTTCTGAAAATAGAAATCCTGAGCGGTAAACAATAAAAAAGGTGGCTCAGAAAGCCACCTTTTTACGTTTGGGTCAATGCTAAGCTACACCGGTATCACATTCATTCTTTGATGATTTTTGATGCGTATTTCGGTTATTCATCAGGGAACTGGGCGATAAAGCGTTCCGCGTCTTCCACCATTGAACTGTTACCCACAAAGAATGGTGCACGTTCATGCAGTTTCTGCGGGATGATATCCAGGATACGGTTTTTACCGTCACTGGCTTTACCGCCTGCCTGCTCAGCCAGAAAAGCCATCGGGTTGCATTCATACAGCAGACGCAGTTTTCCGTTCGGATGACTGGCCGTGCTTGGATAAATATAAATGCCACCTTTCAGCAGGTTGCGGTGGAAATCTGCCACCAGCGAGCCGATATAGCGTGAGGTGTAAGGGCGTTGCGTCGCTTCATCCTGTTCCTGGCAATACTTGATATATTTTTTAACGCCAAGCGGGAATTTGATGTAGTTACCTTCGTTGATCGAGTACATATTGCCCTTTTCAGG encodes the following:
- the ppa gene encoding inorganic diphosphatase, which codes for MSLLNVPAGKELPEDIYVVIEIPANADPIKYEVDKDTGALFVDRFMSTAMFYPCNYGYINHTLSLDGDPVDVLVPTPYPLQPGSVIRCRPVGMLKMTDEAGEDAKLVAVPHTKLSKEYDHIKDVNDLPELLRGQITHFFEQYKALEKGKWVKVDGWADAAAAKAEIVTSFERAKNK
- a CDS encoding gamma-glutamylcyclotransferase family protein; the protein is MRIIVYGSLRRKQGNSHWMTNAQWLGDHELEGYALYNLGHYPAVIPGEGKVYCEVYRINSSIMAELDELKSNTKDYRRELISTPYGSAWIYLYIRSLDGVPRIEGGDWVKRNEAVSE
- the tamB gene encoding autotransporter assembly complex protein TamB, whose protein sequence is MSLFKKICLGFLIFLVLLISLVAFLVGTQTGLHLMINGANRFVPGLNIASTEGGWRDLTLKGVHYEMPGVDVKAGEFHLSLDFSCLKNSALCVNALRVKDVNVVVNTKEMTPAAAQPEPENNEPLTNLSTPYPITLRLLTLDNINITLDDRAISLASFRTGAHWEGRAIQLMPTRIGGLLIALPKTPVSPLPEVVQAAQDKAIEKATGKPAEPPVVVPEKPLGETLQALFAKPLLPELPDFRLPVDLNIQQILAENLRLTGDTDVLITRFELKASTQNQSVKLDKLMVRSPQGSVDGVGQATLNQNWPVDMTVNTAVNIDPLKGEKIKLKVTGGLRDKLDVGLNLSGPLRAQLALQTQLAETGLPLDLQLTSDALQWPLTGTPQYQVKGFNLNLSGKATGYALSLRSDFKGDQIPPATLTLDGKGNVEQFRLTLLRLAALEGNTDLTGVVDWSKAISWNSELKLSGINTARQYPDWPAKLQGKITTRGSLYGGTWQMQIPVLDLTGNVKQNAVKAQGNVRGNSYGQWDIPQLHLELGRNNLDVKGTLGDTWDLDAKVDAPHLDGALPGLGGVVKGMLQLRGDLKAPKLLADLTATGLKWQALTVRRVDIKGDVSSTDQIQGNLAVRVQQLKQDALDITDINLDAKGNEKKHELTLKVDGKPVSGRLALSGSFDRATEEWKGSITNTLFDTPVGQWRLNRSIALDYFNKEQRITVGPHCWQNPNADLCVPKTIDAGASGQASVVLNRFDLAMIKPFLTDDTQLSGVFSGKADVSWKAEGGLPQASVSLVGKGVKVQQRVQGSPLPVAFDTLNLNAGLNNGRANLDWLIKITHNGQLDGSIQIADPQGKRNLSGNVNIARISMALLQPALMDGEKASGILNANLRLGGNAQKPLVFGKLALTDVDFDAQFMPFDITDANIGINFNGMSSIMEGVIKTAQGQLELNGNADWSELNAWRARIAARGNKVRVSVPPMVRLDVSPDLVFDATPQLFSLNGTVDIPWARITVQELPESAVGVSSDEVMLNDQRQPIAPASASIPINSNLMVNIGKDVRLDAFGLKARLEGALKVAQDSRGLGLNGQINIPSGRFHAYGQDLIVRKGQLLFSGPADQPLLNLEAIRNPDATENDVVAGLRVTGEADAPKLEIFSDPAMSQQEALSYLLRGQGLDNSGGDSGAMTSALIGLGVAQSGKLVGKIGEAFGVSNLALDTQGVGDSSQVVVSGYVLPGLQVKYGVGIFDSLATLTLRYRLMPKLYLQAVSGIDQALDLLYQFEF
- the msrA gene encoding peptide-methionine (S)-S-oxide reductase MsrA; amino-acid sequence: MQLSDKTQSVTQAEALPGRTTPMPVATLHAVNGHSMTYVPENMEVAIFAMGCFWGVERLFWQQEGVYSTAAGYSGGFTPNPTYREVCTGQTGHAEVVRVVFDPAVISYAKLLQIFWENHDPAQGMRQGGDIGTQYRSALYVLSAEQQDQALASLASFQQAMDEANDKRTITTEITEALPFYYAEDEHQQYLFKNPEGYCGLGGIGVCLPPL
- the tamA gene encoding autotransporter assembly complex protein TamA, with protein sequence MAAKVRLQLEGLDGDLERNVRVRLSSIQSDEVGANGRFRARVSAAIEQGLRPLGYYSPTIDFDYRETPPPGRPVLIAKVTPGIPVKIAGTSVVIEGQADKDNEFEQLKQRDVPAVGTILNHGTYDNFKSSLTGIALRKGYFDATMRKSQLGVIEDEHKAFWDIQFDSGERYRFGEVHYQGSQIRDEYLQNLVPFHQGDYYTTAQLAELNRRLSATGWFNSVVVSPDFTDAKTTKTLPLNAVVSPRTENTIETGIGYSTDIGPRVTANWKKPWVNDRGQSFETSTTLSGPEQSLDLSYKIPLLKSPLEQYYLVQGGFKREDLNDTNSDSTTVNLARYWDLSSGWQHAVNLRWSLDHFTQGSVTNTTMLIYPGVSLNRTRQRGGLMPTWGDSQRYSLDVSNTTWGSDVDFAVVQAQNVWIRTLADKHRFVFRGNLGWIETNDFDRVPPSLRFFAGGDRSIRGYKYKSISPRDDEGKLTGASYLGTGSVEYQYNVTGKWWGAVFVDSGEAVNDITQNDFKTGAGVGVRWASPIGPVKLDVAAPVGDKDEHGLQFYIGLGPEL
- a CDS encoding methyl-accepting chemotaxis protein, with translation MLNKLSVKAGLIGLLVFMTLILLLVSVLGANAIRQSAVSLQQINQLQGDELGSLADSYSFSLRTRVASGVAVRQLEIGMMDDAKNTADRIGGYIKQADTDLAKFVSIQDDTQQGRDLSDAVKKTYDAYKAHGLMPLLAAIQAQSADGYYDVLENKITPYSNAYDKALADFRAYAVDNTNKRIEQARANARIQLTIIAISFIITLIIAVLAWFALQKIIMHPLRFSIAQLEYIAQGDLTHEIDDSRNNEMGRLLKAMKQMQDSLALSVGRVRDAGNQIDVGSRELAAGNVHLAQRTEESAASLEETAASMEQLTSTVRMNAANSDQANQLAQSVSVIANKGSEVVHQVMDKMQGITESSKRIGDIITVIDGIAFQTNILALNAAVEAARAGEQGRGFAVVAGEVRSLAQRSAQSAKEIKELIVDSENRVSEGSDMVKSAADTMLEISSEVTRVTSLMREITIATTEQTHGIEQVNVAITQMDQVAQQNAALVEQATAATRSLEEQAQLLAKSMAVFKLNRADQF